A genomic stretch from Eriocheir sinensis breed Jianghai 21 chromosome 31, ASM2467909v1, whole genome shotgun sequence includes:
- the LOC127005866 gene encoding glyceraldehyde-3-phosphate dehydrogenase codes for MSKIGINGFGRIGRLVLRAALQSGAEVVAVNDPFIALDYMVYMFKYDSTHGMYKGEVKAEDGALVVNGKKIAVFNEMKPENIPWGKAGAEYIVESTGVFTTIEKASAHFTGGAKKVIISAPSADAPMFVCGVNLEKYSKDMNVVSNASCTTNCLAPVAKVLHDNFEIVQGLMTTVHAVTATQKTVDGPSAKDWRGGRGAAQNIIPSSTGAAKAVGKVIPELNGKLTGMAFRVPTPDVSVVDLTVILGKECTYDDIKAAMKAASEGPLKGILGYTEDDVVSCDFTGDERSSIFDAKAGIQLSKTFAKVVSWYDNEFGYSNRVIDLIKHMQKVDA; via the exons ATGTCCAAGATCGGTATCAACGGATTCGGCCGTATCGGTCGCCTGGTGCTTCGTGCTGCCCTGCAGTCAGGTGCCGAG GTTGTGGCTGTGAATGACCCCTTCATTGCCCTGGACTATATGGTGTACATGTTCAAGTATGACTCCACCCATGGCATGTACAAGGGTGAGGTGAAGGCAGAGGATGGAGCTCTGGTTGTGAACGGCAAGAAGATTGCTGTCTTCAATGAAATGAAGCCAGAGAACATTCCATGGGGCAAGGCCGGTGCTGAGTACATTGTGGAGTCCACTGGCGTGTTCACCACCATTGAGAAGGCCTCTGCTCACTTCACTGGTGGAGCCAAGAAGGTGATCATCTCTGCTCCCTCTGCTGATGCACCCATGTTCGTGTGTGGTGTCAACCTTGAGAAGTACTCCAAGGACATGAATGTTGTCTCCAATGCCTCCTGCACCACCAACTGCCTGGCTCCCGTTGCCAAGGTGCTGCACGACAACTTTGAGATTGTCCAGGGCCTCATGACCACCGTGCATGCTGTTACTGCCACCCAGAAGACTGTGGATGGCCCCTCTGCCAAGGACTGGCGTGGTGGCCGTGGCGCTGCCCAAAACATCATCCCATCCTCCACTGGTGCTGCCAAGGCTGTCGGCAAGGTCATCCCTGAGCTGAATGGCAAGCTGACTGGCATGGCCTTCCGCGTGCCCACCCCTGATGTGTCCGTTGTGGACTTGACTGTTATCCTTGGCAAGGAGTGCACCTATGATGACATCAAGGCTGCCATGAAGGCTGCCTCTGAGGGTCCTCTCAAGGGAATCTTGGGCTACACTGAAGATGATGTTGTCTCTTGCGATTTCACTGGGGATGAGAGGTCCTCCATCTTTGACGCCAAGGCTGGTATCCAGCTAAGCAAGACATTTGCTAAGGTCGTCTCCTGGTATGACAACGAGTTTGGCTACTCCAACCGTGTCATTGACCTCATCAAACACATGCAGAAGGTTGATGCCTAA
- the LOC127005865 gene encoding uncharacterized protein LOC127005865: protein MRRQVNGYAERRGGGVRGRGGGGRGRGGRGGGVHKPPPLMSRPLPPPPGMRRPPSMGPPRGPMGPPPPMGMGPPPGRMPPPGPGRRPDHMPPPGRMVPRPMPGPGRLGPPGPPMGLGRGMGPPPPRGGMGPRGRGGMQGMLPPPPMPMGPPFRPPGPGMMGPPRPPMRGRGRGRGMVRGRGVVRGRGGGIAMIKNKDKQGEMNKPWVTEGMKNEIIKKHKLHQKAKKTKSKEDWDEFKEQRNKVTTMLREAKLEYIGAHPEEDVDKILAEAAMQGNIKDEENKGEASATSEANAESSDAPEGEGAKPQAMDQAEENGEDVEDQKELNTDVPMAPQAPEIVGDVNLESNGDSQADDDAIAPGQ, encoded by the exons ATGCGCCGCCAAGTGAACGGGTACGCGGAGCGTCGGGGCGGGGGCGTGCGGGGCCGCGGGGGCGGCGGCCGCGGCAGGGGCGGCCGTGGCGGCGGCGTCCACAAGCCGCCGCCGCTCATGTCacggcccctcccccctccaccaggCATGAGGCGGCCCCCCAGCATGGGACCCCCACGAGGCCCAATGGGACCGCCGCCCCCCATGGGCATGGGGCCACCCCCAGGCCGCATGCCTCCTCCCGGGCCTGGCCGCAGACCTGATCACATGCCCCCCCCAGGGCGTATGGTCCCCCGACCCATGCCTGGCCCCGGCAGGCTAGGCCCCCCCGGCCCCCCGATGGGTCTGGGCAGGGGCATGGGACCCCCACCACCACGAGGAGGCATGGGACCTAGAGGGCGAGGCGGCATGCAGGGGATGCTGCCCCCGCCCCCAATGCCCATGGGCCCGCCCTTCAGACCCCCTGGACCAGGCATGATGGGCCCCCCAAGACCCCCCATGCGAGGCCGGGGCCGAGGGCGGGGCATGGTGAGGGGCCGGGGGGttgtcagaggaagaggaggaggaatagccaTGATAAAGAATAAGGACAAGCAG GGAGAAATGAACAAACCTTGGGTAACAGAAGGAATGAAGAACGAAATCATCAAGAAACACAAACTTCACCAGAAGgcgaagaagacaaagagcaaAGAGGACTGGGATGAGTTTAAGGAGCAGAGGAACAAGGTGACCACCATGCTGCGGGAGGCCAAGCTAGAGTACATAGGGGCACACCCAGAGGAG GATGTGGATAAAATATTGGCGGAAGCAGCCATGCAAGGCAACATtaaagatgaggaaaataaaggggaggCGTCAGCCACTAGTGAAGCTAATGCGGAGAGTTCGGACGCCCCCGAGGGGGAGGGGGCAAAACCCCAGGCCATGGACCAGGCAGAGGAGAACGGGGAGGATGTAGAGGATCAGAAAGAGTTAAACACCGATGTACCAATGGCTCCCCAGGCCCCAGAGATAGTAGGGGATGTTAATTTGGAGAGCAATGGGGACAGCCAAGCGGATGATGATGCTATAGCACCTGGTCAATAG